One part of the Tautonia rosea genome encodes these proteins:
- the dps gene encoding DNA starvation/stationary phase protection protein Dps — MATSQTHRMFRTRVDLPTEQREKLVDLLNQHVADSMDLYTQVKHAHWNVKGRNFYSIHELTDTFAGELIPFIDEIAERATALGGHVSGTLRMAAESTSLPEYPNDLVDAIDHVHALVERIGIYANSVRAAIDQAEELRDKDTADLFTEISRLVDKRLWFFEAHLQGND; from the coding sequence ATGGCGACCAGTCAGACCCACCGCATGTTCCGGACTCGAGTCGATTTACCCACCGAACAACGCGAGAAGCTGGTCGATCTCCTTAACCAGCACGTTGCCGATTCGATGGATCTGTACACCCAGGTGAAACACGCCCACTGGAACGTCAAGGGCCGCAACTTCTACTCGATCCACGAATTGACCGACACCTTCGCCGGCGAACTGATTCCCTTCATCGACGAGATTGCCGAGCGAGCCACTGCCCTTGGCGGACACGTTTCAGGAACCCTCCGCATGGCGGCCGAATCGACCAGCCTTCCGGAATATCCGAACGACCTGGTCGATGCAATCGATCACGTCCATGCCCTTGTCGAGCGCATCGGCATTTACGCCAACAGCGTCCGGGCCGCGATCGACCAGGCCGAGGAACTCCGCGACAAGGATACCGCCGACCTGTTCACCGAAATCAGTCGGTTGGTCGACAAGCGCCTTTGGTTCTTCGAAGCCCATCTCCAGGGCAATGATTGA
- the plsX gene encoding phosphate acyltransferase PlsX, whose product MRIVLDAMGGDLAPGPIVEGAVEAVRGEPGLTVVLVGDEARVAAELAHYPDAPRDRLPIVHASEVIGMDEKPVEALRKKRDNSISKSWALMSAGEVGGIVSAGSTGAMVASALFNAKMFLPGVRRPGIAAIFPSHHGPVVIVDVGANMNARPEDLYQYGVMGAVYAEQILGVDKPHIGLLNVGSEEAKGTELTRATAALFRASQMSNRFRGNIEGRDIYEGDARVVVCEGFVGNVLLKAGEGAVEFLFSELKQEIARLLPEIPEEAGGKIITSLRGLKRRYEYHEYGGGPLLGIRGSCIICHGSSDARAIKNALRVASTLATDQVNDQIIRELEAAPKIEEVAPPKAEGDVAP is encoded by the coding sequence ATGCGGATCGTGCTGGACGCGATGGGGGGGGACCTGGCTCCCGGGCCGATCGTTGAGGGAGCAGTTGAGGCCGTTCGAGGAGAGCCTGGCCTGACGGTGGTCCTGGTCGGAGACGAGGCCCGCGTGGCGGCGGAACTGGCCCATTACCCCGATGCCCCCCGCGATCGCTTGCCGATCGTTCATGCCTCGGAAGTCATTGGCATGGATGAGAAGCCGGTCGAAGCCCTGCGAAAGAAACGCGACAATTCCATCTCCAAGAGCTGGGCCTTGATGTCCGCCGGAGAGGTGGGCGGAATCGTTTCGGCGGGAAGTACTGGCGCGATGGTCGCCTCGGCCCTGTTCAACGCCAAGATGTTCCTCCCCGGCGTTCGACGGCCGGGGATCGCCGCGATTTTCCCCTCGCACCACGGGCCGGTGGTGATTGTGGACGTGGGGGCGAACATGAACGCCCGGCCTGAAGATCTTTATCAATACGGCGTGATGGGAGCGGTGTACGCGGAGCAGATTCTTGGGGTCGATAAGCCCCATATTGGTTTGCTCAACGTCGGCAGCGAGGAGGCGAAGGGGACCGAGCTGACCCGAGCCACCGCTGCCTTGTTCCGCGCGAGTCAGATGTCGAACCGCTTCCGAGGCAACATCGAAGGGCGAGACATTTACGAAGGGGACGCCCGCGTGGTCGTCTGTGAGGGGTTTGTGGGCAATGTCTTGCTCAAGGCGGGCGAGGGGGCGGTCGAGTTCCTCTTTTCGGAGCTGAAGCAGGAGATTGCCCGCTTGCTGCCCGAGATTCCCGAGGAGGCCGGCGGCAAGATTATTACCTCGCTCCGGGGTCTGAAGCGACGCTACGAATACCACGAGTACGGCGGCGGCCCGCTGCTGGGTATCCGAGGCTCGTGCATCATCTGCCACGGTTCGAGCGACGCCCGAGCCATCAAGAACGCCCTGCGGGTTGCCTCGACTCTGGCCACCGATCAGGTCAACGACCAGATTATCCGAGAGCTGGAAGCCGCCCCGAAGATCGAGGAAGTCGCGCCGCCGAAGGCCGAAGGGGACGTGGCCCCGTAA
- the fabD gene encoding ACP S-malonyltransferase, translated as MMKVAFLFPGQGAQAVGMGKELYEEVPAARELFDRADAILGFPLSKLCFEGPAEALEATDVSQPAIFVASLAALEDLKAREPDLVASVAGAAGLSLGEYTALVFAGALDFEAGLRTVRRRGEAMQAASNASPSGMTSVLGLDEAKVDELIARVATIGGGTIWKANMLCPGNIVVSGSKEALTHVEPIATELGAMKVIPLAVAGAFHTDLMKPADAQLAEVLALADLKPPRIPVYSNVTAGPHGDDPDAIRQTLATQVTRGVLWEASMRRMLDDGFDTFYEIGPGRVLTGLLKRINRKVPCTSVPAR; from the coding sequence CTGATGAAGGTCGCGTTTCTGTTCCCCGGCCAGGGCGCCCAGGCGGTCGGTATGGGCAAGGAGCTGTACGAGGAGGTTCCGGCGGCTCGCGAGCTGTTTGATCGGGCCGATGCGATTCTCGGATTTCCGCTGTCGAAACTCTGTTTCGAGGGGCCGGCCGAGGCGTTGGAGGCCACTGACGTCAGCCAGCCGGCGATCTTTGTGGCAAGCCTGGCGGCCCTGGAAGACCTGAAGGCGAGGGAGCCGGATCTGGTTGCCTCGGTGGCCGGGGCGGCGGGCCTGAGCCTGGGAGAGTACACGGCCCTCGTCTTTGCCGGGGCGCTCGACTTTGAGGCCGGCTTGCGGACGGTTCGACGCCGGGGAGAGGCGATGCAGGCGGCCTCGAACGCCTCGCCGAGCGGGATGACCAGCGTGCTCGGCCTGGATGAGGCGAAGGTCGATGAACTCATCGCCCGCGTGGCGACGATCGGTGGCGGAACAATCTGGAAGGCGAACATGCTTTGCCCGGGAAACATCGTCGTCTCGGGGTCGAAAGAGGCGCTGACGCACGTCGAGCCGATCGCCACCGAGCTGGGGGCGATGAAGGTCATCCCCCTGGCCGTCGCTGGAGCCTTTCACACCGACCTGATGAAGCCTGCTGATGCGCAACTGGCCGAGGTGCTGGCGTTGGCGGATCTGAAGCCTCCGCGGATTCCGGTTTACTCGAACGTGACGGCCGGTCCGCATGGTGACGACCCGGATGCAATCCGCCAGACGCTCGCCACGCAGGTGACGCGGGGGGTCTTGTGGGAAGCCTCGATGCGACGGATGCTCGACGACGGGTTCGACACCTTTTATGAGATCGGGCCGGGCCGGGTCTTGACCGGGCTGTTGAAGCGGATCAATCGCAAGGTTCCCTGCACGAGCGTGCCGGCTCGGTGA
- the fabG gene encoding 3-oxoacyl-[acyl-carrier-protein] reductase, with protein MPADAIPHSGCTVELSGQVALVTGASRGIGRAIAERLASCGATVAVVARSVEGLAGTLEAIRSAGGTAEAFAGSVASSEDVNRIVSEVEAKFEKVHVLVNNAGITKDGLMLRMEDEAFRDVLETNLFGAFYFTRAVGALMMRQRYGRIVNISSVAGLMGNPGQANYSASKAGLIGFTRTVARELATRNITVNAVAPGFIETDMTDVLPDKVKDAVKDHVPMKKFGQVDDIADLVCYLSGPGARYLTGQVIAVDGGMTA; from the coding sequence ATGCCCGCCGACGCGATTCCGCATTCTGGTTGTACAGTCGAATTGTCGGGTCAGGTGGCCCTGGTGACGGGAGCCTCGCGAGGGATTGGCCGCGCGATCGCGGAACGGCTGGCGTCCTGTGGGGCCACCGTGGCCGTGGTGGCACGATCGGTCGAGGGGCTCGCAGGAACCCTTGAGGCGATTCGATCGGCCGGCGGCACGGCCGAGGCCTTTGCCGGCAGCGTTGCCAGCTCTGAGGACGTGAACCGGATCGTGAGCGAGGTCGAGGCGAAATTCGAGAAGGTTCATGTCCTGGTCAACAATGCCGGGATCACGAAAGACGGCCTGATGCTCCGGATGGAGGATGAGGCGTTCCGCGACGTGCTGGAAACCAACCTGTTCGGGGCCTTTTACTTCACCCGGGCCGTGGGAGCGTTGATGATGCGCCAGCGTTACGGGCGGATTGTCAATATCTCCAGCGTGGCCGGACTGATGGGGAACCCGGGCCAGGCGAACTACTCGGCCAGCAAGGCCGGTCTGATCGGGTTTACCCGGACAGTGGCCCGGGAGCTGGCGACGAGGAACATTACCGTCAATGCCGTGGCCCCCGGCTTTATCGAGACGGACATGACCGACGTCTTGCCCGACAAGGTCAAGGACGCGGTCAAGGATCACGTCCCGATGAAAAAGTTCGGCCAGGTGGACGATATTGCCGATCTGGTCTGTTATCTTTCCGGTCCCGGAGCACGCTACCTGACCGGTCAGGTCATTGCCGTCGATGGCGGAATGACCGCCTGA
- the acpP gene encoding acyl carrier protein gives MSIEERVVEIVSEQMGVAKDQITRETEFIKDLGADSLDTVELVMEFEEEFDIQIPDEEAEKIQTVGQAVDYIQEHSK, from the coding sequence GTGTCGATCGAAGAACGTGTCGTGGAGATCGTCAGCGAGCAAATGGGCGTCGCCAAGGACCAGATCACTCGCGAGACCGAGTTCATCAAGGACCTGGGCGCCGACTCGCTGGACACCGTCGAACTGGTGATGGAATTCGAAGAAGAGTTCGACATCCAAATTCCAGACGAGGAAGCCGAGAAGATCCAGACCGTCGGCCAGGCGGTGGATTACATCCAGGAACATAGTAAGTAA
- the fabF gene encoding beta-ketoacyl-ACP synthase II: MSRRVFITGMGVVTGLGETLNDFWAGLLEGRSGVGPLTLFDTTPFKVHFGGQVRDWDPDARFGHKEARRLDRFAQFALVAAEAAVQDSGLDFNAPPIPHERCGVYIGSGIGGLNEFEEQHRNLIEKGPRQISAFTIPKLMVNAASGQISIRYGLKGPTSAMATACASAANAIGDAFKAIQSGWADLMVTGGSEAAITHMGLGGFASMRALSTRNDDPQRASRPFDKDRDGFVLAEGAGVLIIEAEEVARARGARLYAEILGYGMSADGSHITAPDEEGRGAARAMRMCLDDAKCDPSTVGYINAHGTSTGLGDLAETKAMKTIFGDHAKNGLMVSSTKSHLGHLLGASGGVELVASALAIHRGVLPPTINLDEPGEGCDLDYIPHTAREVRVDRVMSNSFGFGGHNASLVIGRP, translated from the coding sequence ATGTCGCGTCGCGTTTTTATTACGGGCATGGGTGTCGTCACCGGTCTGGGCGAAACCCTCAACGACTTCTGGGCCGGATTGCTCGAAGGGCGGAGCGGTGTTGGCCCGCTGACGCTCTTTGACACAACCCCGTTCAAGGTCCACTTCGGGGGCCAGGTCCGCGATTGGGACCCCGATGCCCGATTCGGCCACAAGGAAGCCCGTCGGCTCGATCGCTTTGCCCAGTTTGCGCTGGTGGCCGCCGAAGCGGCAGTGCAAGACTCCGGGCTCGACTTCAACGCACCGCCCATCCCTCATGAGCGTTGTGGGGTGTACATCGGATCGGGCATCGGCGGGCTGAACGAGTTCGAGGAACAGCACCGCAACCTGATCGAGAAAGGCCCCCGGCAAATCAGCGCGTTCACCATCCCGAAGCTGATGGTCAACGCCGCCAGCGGCCAAATCTCGATCAGATACGGTCTGAAAGGCCCGACCTCGGCCATGGCCACTGCATGCGCCAGTGCCGCCAACGCGATTGGAGATGCCTTCAAGGCGATTCAGTCGGGTTGGGCCGACCTGATGGTAACCGGAGGCAGTGAGGCGGCGATTACCCATATGGGACTCGGCGGGTTTGCCTCGATGCGGGCGCTTTCCACCCGCAACGACGACCCGCAACGGGCCAGCCGCCCGTTTGATAAGGATCGCGACGGCTTCGTGCTGGCTGAAGGGGCCGGCGTGCTCATCATCGAGGCCGAAGAAGTCGCCCGAGCCCGAGGGGCCCGCCTCTATGCTGAGATTCTCGGCTACGGCATGTCGGCCGACGGCTCGCACATTACTGCTCCCGACGAGGAAGGCCGAGGGGCCGCCCGCGCCATGCGGATGTGCCTCGACGACGCGAAGTGCGACCCCTCGACCGTCGGCTACATCAACGCCCACGGCACGAGCACTGGTCTGGGAGACCTGGCCGAGACGAAGGCCATGAAAACAATCTTCGGTGATCATGCCAAGAACGGTTTGATGGTGTCCAGCACCAAGAGCCACCTTGGGCACCTGCTGGGAGCCTCGGGAGGGGTGGAACTGGTCGCCTCGGCCCTGGCGATCCACCGAGGTGTCCTGCCGCCGACGATCAACCTCGACGAGCCGGGCGAAGGCTGCGACCTCGACTACATTCCCCACACCGCCCGAGAGGTCCGCGTCGATCGAGTGATGTCGAATAGCTTCGGCTTCGGCGGCCACAATGCGAGCCTGGTAATCGGTCGTCCGTGA
- a CDS encoding polysaccharide pyruvyl transferase family protein yields MSYTRREALFSVIAPVLAAAARPGRLNAPTILLRSSWQTENIGDIAHTPGLIALLEHHWPEARVILWPSRPLERGVEPMLRRRFPGLRLIRELQVGEPRDHDPTLDEAIGSADLLLHGSGPSIVGAASIRQWRAATDTPFGLFGVTISEVNEASLDLLAAASFVFTRETRSLALVNEAGIAGPNVRFVPDATFALDLRDEESAKRLMTEHGLSPGRFACFVPRLRYTPYWELRPGSVPEDRIAERSAINEEFADQDHAKLRQALIAWVRETGGKALIVPEMTYQVEIIRPLVFDPLPDDVKAKAVPLDRYWLTDEAASVYRQAAAVVSHECHSPIIALAGGTPAIYLRQPTDTWKGQMYPDLGLGDWMMNVEEVTGAQVADRLLAIHSDPDAAETLRARAIESAAERFRLGVATAREAIQQS; encoded by the coding sequence ATGAGCTACACCCGTCGCGAAGCTCTGTTCAGTGTGATCGCCCCGGTGCTGGCTGCCGCCGCCAGGCCGGGGCGTCTCAATGCGCCGACCATCCTGCTCCGGTCGAGCTGGCAGACCGAGAATATCGGGGACATCGCCCATACACCGGGCCTGATCGCACTTCTGGAGCACCACTGGCCCGAGGCCAGGGTCATCCTCTGGCCAAGCCGCCCGCTCGAACGAGGGGTCGAGCCGATGCTCCGCAGGCGCTTCCCGGGCTTGCGGTTGATTCGGGAGCTGCAGGTAGGTGAGCCCCGGGACCACGACCCGACGCTCGACGAGGCGATCGGCTCGGCTGATCTCTTGCTGCACGGCTCTGGCCCGTCGATCGTCGGTGCTGCGTCGATCCGTCAGTGGCGAGCGGCCACCGACACGCCCTTCGGTCTGTTCGGCGTGACGATCAGCGAGGTCAACGAGGCATCGCTCGACCTTCTTGCGGCGGCTTCCTTCGTTTTCACGAGAGAGACGCGGTCGCTGGCGCTGGTGAACGAGGCCGGGATCGCCGGTCCAAACGTCCGGTTCGTTCCCGATGCGACCTTTGCGCTCGATCTGCGCGACGAGGAATCGGCCAAACGCCTGATGACTGAGCATGGCCTCTCGCCGGGCCGATTCGCCTGCTTCGTACCGCGGCTGCGGTACACGCCTTACTGGGAGCTGAGACCGGGATCGGTTCCGGAGGATCGGATCGCCGAGCGTTCGGCCATCAACGAGGAGTTCGCCGATCAGGACCACGCGAAGCTCCGACAGGCACTGATCGCCTGGGTCCGCGAGACCGGCGGCAAGGCACTGATCGTCCCCGAGATGACCTATCAGGTGGAGATCATCCGTCCCCTCGTCTTCGACCCGCTGCCCGACGACGTGAAGGCCAAGGCCGTTCCCCTGGACCGCTACTGGCTGACCGACGAGGCTGCTTCCGTCTATCGCCAGGCCGCTGCGGTGGTGAGTCACGAGTGCCATTCGCCGATCATTGCGCTGGCCGGCGGCACCCCAGCCATTTACCTCCGCCAGCCGACTGACACCTGGAAGGGGCAGATGTATCCCGACCTCGGGCTAGGCGATTGGATGATGAACGTCGAGGAGGTGACGGGAGCTCAGGTTGCCGACCGCTTGCTCGCCATTCACTCCGATCCCGACGCTGCCGAGACCCTCCGAGCGAGGGCAATTGAGTCGGCCGCAGAACGATTTCGGCTGGGTGTTGCAACGGCCCGAGAGGCGATCCAGCAGTCGTGA
- the thrS gene encoding threonine--tRNA ligase: MVQIQLPDGSVKDFSEGVRPREVAASIGKRLADAAVAAVANGTIVDLDRPLEVTTEGPISFRVLTPKDSESLDVLRHSTAHVMARAILRIFPGARLAFGPTTANGFYYDIDLPDSRTISEDDFEAIEAEMRAIIQQAEPFERFTLPVPDARQFCEDLGQQLKVEHIDQELHTFGTLSFYRQGEFVDLCRGPHIPHAGKVGAFKLLSIAAAYWKGRTDGPMLQRLYGTAFFDRKDLEAYLTQIEEAKKRDHRKLGKELGLFTLSEKVGSGLILWMPKGAIVRGILEQFLKEELLKRGYEPVYTPHIGKVELYKTSGHYPYYRDSQFPTLKMLSDPAMALVAGLERNELDDDTQKILLAEARIDDAEYWKLDAAGRIGYVMEHGVSEEYLLKPMNCPHHIQIYAAQPRSYRDLPVRLAEFGTVYRYEQSGQLAGLTRVRGFTQDDAHLFCTPDQVRGEFRETMELTQYILGSLGLNDYRVRLSKSDRNDPKFQGADFDVWERAEADIRAVLDEMGLAYEEAEGEAAFYGPKADFVVRDCLGRQWQLGTVQLDYVLPERFELEYTGADNKPHRPVMIHRAPFGSMERFMGILIEHFAGAFPLWLAPEQVRVLPISDKVADYANEVLDELKAVGLRASIDRRPEKIGAKIRDAQLEKIPVMLVVGAKEAEARLVAYRDRIDGDQGALPLADAIARLRAESDARTIRQSIAPSAPEPVTPESESEKHAY, encoded by the coding sequence ATGGTTCAGATTCAATTGCCGGACGGTTCGGTTAAGGACTTTTCCGAGGGGGTCCGCCCCCGAGAGGTGGCCGCCTCCATCGGCAAACGGCTGGCCGATGCCGCCGTCGCCGCCGTGGCCAACGGGACAATCGTCGATCTCGATCGCCCACTGGAGGTCACGACCGAGGGACCAATCTCCTTCCGCGTCCTGACCCCGAAAGACTCCGAATCGCTCGACGTCCTGCGCCACTCAACCGCGCACGTCATGGCCCGAGCGATCCTCCGAATCTTCCCCGGTGCTCGGCTCGCGTTCGGGCCGACAACCGCCAACGGTTTCTATTACGACATCGACCTGCCCGATTCCCGAACCATCTCCGAAGATGACTTCGAGGCCATCGAAGCCGAGATGCGGGCGATCATCCAGCAGGCCGAGCCCTTCGAACGCTTCACCCTGCCCGTCCCCGACGCCCGGCAGTTCTGCGAAGACCTCGGCCAACAGTTGAAGGTCGAGCACATCGATCAGGAATTGCACACCTTCGGCACTCTCTCGTTCTACCGACAGGGAGAGTTTGTCGACCTCTGCCGCGGACCTCACATTCCCCACGCCGGGAAGGTCGGGGCCTTCAAGCTGCTCTCGATCGCCGCGGCCTACTGGAAAGGCCGAACCGACGGCCCGATGCTTCAGAGGCTCTACGGCACGGCCTTCTTCGACCGCAAGGACCTGGAAGCGTATCTCACCCAGATCGAGGAGGCTAAGAAGCGAGACCACCGCAAGCTCGGCAAGGAACTCGGCTTGTTTACCCTCTCTGAGAAGGTCGGTTCGGGCTTGATCCTCTGGATGCCCAAGGGGGCGATCGTCCGCGGCATCCTCGAACAGTTCTTGAAAGAAGAACTGCTCAAGCGAGGCTATGAGCCGGTTTACACCCCTCACATCGGCAAGGTGGAACTCTACAAGACGAGCGGCCATTACCCGTACTACCGCGATTCGCAGTTCCCAACCCTCAAAATGCTGAGCGACCCGGCCATGGCTCTGGTCGCCGGCCTGGAACGGAACGAGCTGGACGACGACACCCAGAAGATCCTCCTGGCCGAGGCCCGGATCGACGACGCCGAGTACTGGAAGCTCGACGCCGCCGGACGCATCGGTTACGTCATGGAACATGGCGTGAGCGAGGAATACCTGCTCAAGCCAATGAACTGCCCCCATCACATCCAGATCTATGCCGCCCAGCCGCGCAGCTACCGCGACCTGCCCGTGCGGCTGGCCGAGTTCGGCACCGTCTACCGCTACGAGCAGTCGGGCCAGCTCGCCGGCCTGACCCGTGTCCGCGGCTTCACCCAGGACGACGCCCACCTGTTCTGCACCCCGGATCAGGTCCGCGGCGAGTTCCGCGAGACAATGGAGCTAACGCAGTACATCCTCGGCAGCCTCGGCCTGAACGATTACCGCGTCCGCCTCTCCAAGAGCGACCGCAACGACCCGAAGTTCCAGGGGGCCGACTTCGACGTCTGGGAGCGTGCCGAGGCCGACATCCGCGCCGTGCTCGACGAGATGGGACTCGCCTACGAGGAAGCCGAGGGCGAGGCCGCCTTCTACGGCCCGAAGGCCGATTTCGTCGTCCGAGACTGCCTCGGCCGTCAGTGGCAGCTCGGCACCGTGCAGCTTGATTACGTCTTGCCCGAGCGTTTTGAACTCGAATACACCGGAGCCGACAACAAGCCGCATCGCCCGGTGATGATCCATCGCGCCCCATTCGGCTCGATGGAGCGGTTCATGGGCATCCTCATCGAGCACTTCGCCGGAGCCTTTCCCCTCTGGCTCGCCCCGGAACAGGTTCGCGTCTTGCCGATCTCCGACAAGGTCGCCGACTATGCCAACGAGGTCCTCGACGAGTTGAAGGCCGTAGGTCTCCGCGCTTCGATCGACCGCCGACCCGAGAAGATTGGCGCGAAGATCCGAGACGCCCAGCTCGAAAAAATCCCCGTCATGCTCGTTGTCGGAGCCAAGGAGGCCGAGGCCCGCCTCGTCGCCTACCGCGACCGGATCGACGGCGACCAGGGTGCCCTCCCCCTGGCCGACGCCATCGCCCGCCTCCGCGCCGAATCCGACGCCCGCACCATCCGCCAGAGCATCGCCCCCTCGGCCCCTGAGCCCGTCACCCCGGAGAGCGAGAGCGAGAAGCACGCCTATTGA